In one Staphylococcus lutrae genomic region, the following are encoded:
- the trmFO gene encoding FADH(2)-oxidizing methylenetetrahydrofolate--tRNA-(uracil(54)-C(5))-methyltransferase TrmFO: MASVNIVGAGLAGSEAAFQLAERGIHVNLYEMRPVKQTPAHHTPQFAELVCSNSLRGNSLTNAVGVLKEEMRRLNSLIITAADKARVPAGGALAVDRHDFSGYITDVLKNHPNVTVRNEEVTSIPDGPTIIATGPLTSESLTQEVVALTGAHQLYFYDAAAPIIEKDSIDMEKVYLKSRYDKGEAAYLNCPMTEEEFNRFYEATLAAEVAPMNDFEKEKYFEGCMPFEVMAARGPKTLLFGPMKPVGLEDPKTGKRPYAVVQLRQDDAAGTLYNIVGFQTRLKWGAQKEVIRLIPGLENVDIVRYGVMHRNTFINSPEVLNANYEFKNRKNLFFAGQMTGVEGYVESAASGMVAGINLAHRMLDKGDVIFPRETMIGSMAYYISHATNNKNFQPMNANFGLVPPLEQRIKDKKERYETLAYRALDYLDHFKQTL, translated from the coding sequence ATGGCATCTGTTAATATTGTCGGTGCGGGTTTAGCGGGTTCTGAAGCGGCATTCCAATTGGCCGAACGTGGCATTCATGTCAATTTATATGAAATGCGACCGGTCAAACAAACACCAGCCCATCATACCCCACAATTTGCTGAACTCGTATGTTCAAATTCACTGCGCGGCAATTCGTTAACGAATGCAGTCGGTGTATTAAAAGAAGAAATGCGTCGCTTAAATTCGTTAATTATTACTGCGGCTGATAAAGCGCGTGTTCCAGCAGGTGGGGCACTTGCTGTAGACAGGCATGATTTTTCAGGATATATTACAGATGTGTTGAAAAATCATCCCAATGTCACGGTGCGGAATGAAGAGGTGACATCGATTCCTGATGGGCCAACAATTATTGCAACGGGCCCATTAACATCAGAATCACTCACACAGGAAGTCGTTGCTTTAACTGGCGCGCATCAACTTTACTTCTACGATGCTGCAGCACCAATCATTGAAAAAGATTCAATTGATATGGAGAAAGTTTATTTGAAATCACGTTACGATAAAGGTGAAGCCGCATATTTAAATTGTCCGATGACAGAGGAAGAATTTAATCGTTTTTATGAAGCCACACTTGCAGCTGAAGTGGCGCCAATGAATGATTTTGAGAAAGAAAAATATTTCGAAGGGTGTATGCCTTTTGAAGTGATGGCAGCGCGAGGGCCAAAAACGCTATTGTTTGGCCCTATGAAACCTGTAGGATTAGAAGATCCGAAAACAGGAAAACGACCATACGCAGTCGTTCAATTAAGACAGGACGATGCAGCTGGGACGTTGTATAATATCGTTGGGTTTCAGACGCGTTTAAAATGGGGCGCGCAAAAAGAAGTGATTCGCCTTATCCCAGGACTGGAAAACGTTGATATTGTAAGATATGGTGTCATGCATCGTAATACTTTTATCAACTCGCCTGAAGTTTTAAACGCTAACTATGAATTCAAAAATCGTAAAAATTTATTTTTTGCGGGTCAAATGACTGGTGTTGAAGGTTACGTTGAAAGTGCGGCGAGTGGCATGGTCGCTGGAATTAACTTAGCCCATCGCATGCTTGACAAAGGCGACGTCATCTTCCCACGTGAGACAATGATCGGGAGTATGGCCTATTATATTTCACATGCGACAAACAACAAGAATTTCCAACCGATGAATGCTAATTTTGGACTTGTGCCCCCACTTGAACAACGGATTAAAGATAAAAAAGAACGATATGAAACATTAGCATATCGTGCACTTGACTATCTTGATCACTTCAAACAGACTTTATAA
- the tsf gene encoding translation elongation factor Ts, with the protein MAISAKLVKELREKTGAGMMDCKKALEATDGDIDKAIDYLREKGIAKAAKKADRIAAEGITHVEVKGNEAVIVEINSETDFVARNEGFQELVKEIANQILETKVSTVDELNETTLPNGKKVSEHMTEAISTIGEKLSLRRFEMRTKTDNDAFGAYLHMGGRIGVLSVVEGTTDEEAAKDVAMHIAAINPKYVSSDQVSEDELNHEREVLKQQALNEGKPENIVEKMVEGRLRKYLQEICAVNQNFVKNPDQTVEAFLKSKGGQLVDFVRYEVGEGIEKRQENFADEVKGQMK; encoded by the coding sequence ATGGCAATTTCAGCTAAACTTGTTAAAGAATTACGTGAAAAAACTGGCGCAGGAATGATGGATTGTAAAAAAGCGTTAGAAGCGACAGATGGAGACATCGATAAAGCAATTGACTACCTTCGTGAAAAAGGGATTGCAAAAGCTGCGAAAAAAGCAGACCGTATTGCTGCAGAAGGTATTACACATGTTGAAGTAAAAGGTAATGAAGCAGTTATCGTAGAAATCAACTCTGAGACGGACTTCGTTGCACGTAACGAAGGTTTCCAAGAACTTGTAAAAGAAATTGCTAACCAAATTCTTGAAACTAAAGTAAGTACAGTTGATGAATTAAATGAAACAACATTACCAAATGGTAAAAAAGTTTCTGAACATATGACAGAAGCGATTTCAACAATCGGTGAAAAATTAAGCTTACGTCGCTTTGAAATGAGAACTAAAACGGATAATGATGCGTTTGGTGCTTATTTACACATGGGTGGCCGTATCGGTGTACTTTCAGTTGTTGAAGGAACAACAGATGAAGAAGCAGCGAAAGATGTTGCAATGCATATTGCAGCAATCAACCCTAAATATGTGTCTTCAGATCAAGTGAGTGAAGATGAGCTTAACCACGAAAGAGAAGTATTAAAACAACAAGCATTAAATGAGGGTAAACCAGAAAATATCGTTGAAAAAATGGTAGAAGGTCGTTTGCGTAAATATTTACAAGAAATTTGTGCAGTTAACCAAAACTTCGTTAAGAACCCAGATCAAACAGTTGAAGCTTTCCTTAAATCTAAAGGTGGACAACTTGTTGACTTCGTTCGTTACGAAGTGGGTGAAGGCATTGAAAAACGCCAAGAAAACTTCGCTGATGAAGTTAAAGGACAAATGAAATAA
- the rpsB gene encoding 30S ribosomal protein S2 → MAVISMKQLLEAGVHFGHQTRRWNPKMKKYIFTERNGIYIIDLQKTVKKVEEAYHFIKQVSEEGGKVLFVGTKKQAQESVKAEAERAGHFYVNQRWLGGILTNYKTISKRVQRISEIEKMEEDGTFDVLPKKEVIELKKEYNRLIKFLGGIREMKSMPQALFVVDPRKERNAIAEARKLNIPIVGIVDTNCDPDEIDYVIPANDDAIRAVKLLTGKMADAILEGQQGVSNEEVAAEQDIDLTEDETAENVSTEATENTEATVESN, encoded by the coding sequence ATGGCAGTTATTTCAATGAAGCAATTATTAGAAGCGGGTGTTCACTTCGGTCATCAAACACGCCGTTGGAACCCAAAAATGAAAAAGTACATTTTCACTGAAAGAAACGGTATTTATATTATCGACTTACAAAAAACAGTGAAAAAAGTGGAAGAAGCTTATCATTTCATCAAACAAGTTTCTGAAGAAGGCGGTAAAGTTTTATTCGTTGGTACGAAAAAACAAGCACAAGAATCTGTTAAAGCAGAAGCAGAACGTGCAGGCCACTTCTACGTTAACCAAAGATGGTTAGGTGGAATTTTAACAAACTATAAAACAATCTCTAAACGTGTTCAACGTATTTCTGAAATTGAAAAAATGGAAGAAGATGGTACGTTTGACGTACTTCCTAAAAAAGAAGTCATAGAGCTTAAAAAAGAATATAACCGTTTAATCAAATTCTTAGGCGGTATTCGTGAAATGAAATCAATGCCACAAGCATTATTCGTAGTTGATCCACGTAAAGAGCGTAATGCCATTGCAGAAGCGCGTAAATTAAACATCCCTATCGTTGGTATTGTTGACACAAACTGCGATCCAGATGAAATTGACTATGTTATTCCAGCGAATGACGACGCGATTCGTGCGGTTAAGTTGTTAACTGGTAAGATGGCAGACGCAATCTTAGAAGGTCAACAAGGTGTATCAAATGAAGAAGTGGCTGCTGAACAAGACATCGATTTAACTGAAGATGAAACAGCAGAAAATGTATCAACTGAAGCGACAGAAAACACTGAAGCAACTGTTGAATCTAACTAA
- the xerC gene encoding tyrosine recombinase XerC, whose protein sequence is MRQIQEQFLDMLKRERFFSAHTLKAYHDDLVQFNRFLAQEQLDLESFHYRDARNYLQTLYDMGLQRTSVSRKISTLRRFYAFWMTVEAEIVNPFVQLVHPKKERYLPSFFYTEEMDALFRTVIEDQRKGLRDRVILELFYATGIRVSELVSLKVTDVDLDMCWIKVLGKGNKERIIPFGEFCRQSIVQYLDAFEPIQNVSHPYLITNLKGQPITERGVRYVLNDIVKRTAGVTAIHPHKLRHTFATHLLNEGADLRTVQSLLGHVNLSTTSRYTHVTNRQLRNVYLKAHPRAKKGE, encoded by the coding sequence TTGAGACAAATCCAAGAACAATTTTTAGATATGTTAAAAAGGGAACGTTTTTTCTCAGCACATACGTTAAAAGCGTATCATGATGATCTCGTTCAATTTAATCGTTTTCTTGCGCAGGAACAACTTGACTTAGAAAGTTTTCACTATCGTGATGCTCGTAATTATTTACAAACGCTTTATGATATGGGGTTGCAGCGGACGTCTGTCTCACGCAAAATTTCCACATTACGTCGCTTTTATGCTTTTTGGATGACGGTTGAAGCAGAAATCGTTAACCCATTTGTCCAATTGGTTCATCCGAAGAAAGAGCGCTATCTGCCCTCTTTCTTTTACACAGAAGAAATGGACGCTTTATTTCGAACAGTCATTGAAGATCAGCGCAAAGGTTTGCGAGATCGAGTCATTCTAGAACTATTTTATGCAACAGGAATTCGTGTTTCGGAATTGGTCTCTTTAAAAGTGACTGATGTTGATCTGGACATGTGTTGGATCAAAGTGTTAGGGAAAGGGAACAAAGAGCGTATTATCCCTTTCGGGGAATTTTGTAGACAAAGTATCGTTCAGTATCTTGATGCGTTTGAACCGATTCAAAATGTGAGTCACCCGTATTTAATAACGAATTTAAAAGGACAGCCCATTACTGAGCGTGGCGTCCGTTACGTGTTAAATGATATTGTCAAAAGAACTGCGGGGGTGACTGCGATTCATCCGCACAAACTGCGACATACGTTTGCCACGCATTTGCTGAATGAAGGGGCAGATTTGAGAACGGTTCAAAGTTTGTTGGGACATGTCAATTTATCAACGACGAGTCGGTATACACATGTGACGAATCGTCAATTGCGCAATGTTTATTTAAAGGCACATCCGCGTGCGAAAAAAGGAGAGTAA
- the pyrH gene encoding UMP kinase, which translates to MTETSKYKRVVLKLSGEALAGDKGFGINPIIIKSIAQQVAEVAKMDTEIAVIVGGGNIWRGKTGSDLGMDRGTADYMGMLATVMNALALQDSLEQLDCDTRVLTSIEMKQVAEPYIRRRAIRHLEKNRVVIFAAGIGNPYFSTDTTAALRAAEVEADVILMGKNNVDGVYSADPKVDPNAIKYDRLTYLQLLQEGLQVMDSTASSFCMDNNIPLKVFSIMEEGNIKRAVQGEDIGTIITK; encoded by the coding sequence ATGACTGAAACTTCAAAATATAAGCGAGTTGTTTTGAAACTGAGTGGAGAAGCATTAGCAGGCGATAAAGGCTTTGGGATTAATCCAATCATTATTAAAAGTATTGCGCAACAAGTTGCTGAAGTTGCGAAAATGGATACTGAAATTGCTGTTATCGTCGGTGGAGGAAACATTTGGCGAGGCAAAACGGGAAGTGATCTCGGGATGGATCGCGGAACTGCGGATTATATGGGGATGCTCGCAACGGTAATGAATGCCTTGGCCTTACAAGATAGTCTTGAGCAATTGGACTGTGATACGCGTGTATTAACATCTATCGAAATGAAGCAAGTTGCAGAACCGTATATTCGACGTCGCGCCATTCGTCATTTAGAGAAAAATCGCGTTGTTATTTTTGCAGCAGGTATCGGAAACCCTTATTTCTCTACAGACACCACTGCTGCTTTACGTGCAGCTGAGGTTGAGGCAGATGTAATCTTAATGGGTAAAAACAATGTGGATGGTGTTTATTCAGCAGATCCTAAAGTTGATCCGAATGCGATAAAATATGACCGTTTAACCTATCTCCAACTCTTACAAGAAGGATTACAAGTAATGGATTCGACAGCCTCTTCATTCTGTATGGACAACAATATCCCGTTAAAAGTCTTCTCGATAATGGAAGAGGGTAACATTAAACGTGCTGTTCAAGGTGAAGATATCGGTACAATTATTACAAAATAA
- the frr gene encoding ribosome recycling factor, translating into MKEIIQDAKNRMKKSAENLSRELAQINAGRANSNLLAGVEVDYYGAPTPVQQLASINVPEARLLVVSPYDKSSISDIEKAIFAANLGVNPTSDGEVIRIMVPALTEERRKELVKEVKKTGENAKVSVRNIRRDANDTLKKQEKEGNISEDELRNGADEVQKITDESIKEIDQIVADKEKDIMSV; encoded by the coding sequence ATGAAAGAAATTATTCAAGATGCAAAAAATCGTATGAAAAAATCAGCAGAAAATTTATCTCGTGAATTGGCTCAAATTAATGCTGGACGTGCAAATTCAAATTTATTAGCAGGTGTAGAAGTCGATTATTATGGTGCGCCAACACCTGTTCAGCAATTGGCAAGCATCAATGTGCCAGAAGCACGCTTGCTTGTCGTATCACCGTATGATAAATCATCAATCAGTGATATTGAGAAAGCCATTTTCGCAGCGAACCTAGGTGTCAATCCAACGAGTGATGGTGAAGTGATTCGCATTATGGTGCCTGCATTAACTGAGGAACGCCGTAAGGAACTTGTTAAAGAAGTGAAAAAAACAGGTGAAAATGCTAAAGTGTCTGTTCGTAACATTCGACGTGACGCCAACGATACATTGAAGAAACAAGAAAAAGAAGGCAACATTTCTGAAGATGAGTTACGTAATGGTGCAGACGAAGTGCAAAAAATTACGGATGAATCTATTAAGGAGATCGATCAAATCGTGGCCGATAAAGAAAAGGATATTATGTCAGTCTAA
- a CDS encoding isoprenyl transferase, whose protein sequence is MFKKFKKNNDTQNHVDDIDLHRIPEHIAIIMDGNGRWAKQRKMPRIKGHYQGMQTIKTITRAASELGVKYLTLYAFSTENWSRPDDEVNYIMGLPVNFLNSFLPELIEKNVKVETIGFINDLPAKTIQAIEEAKTKTSTNDGLTLIFAINYGGRAEIVHGVQRLMKEMRTATEQDIDAITEECFQKYLMTHDYPDPDLLIRTSGEQRISNFLIWQLSYSEFIFNAKMWPDFDEAELKACIKIYQSRQRRFGGL, encoded by the coding sequence ATGTTTAAGAAATTCAAGAAAAATAATGACACTCAAAACCATGTTGATGACATTGATTTACATCGTATACCTGAACATATTGCGATTATTATGGATGGCAATGGTCGTTGGGCTAAACAACGTAAAATGCCAAGAATTAAAGGGCACTACCAAGGCATGCAAACGATTAAAACCATTACACGTGCAGCGAGTGAGTTGGGGGTTAAATATTTAACACTCTACGCTTTTTCCACAGAAAATTGGTCACGACCCGACGATGAAGTGAACTATATTATGGGATTGCCTGTTAATTTTTTGAATTCATTTCTACCAGAACTCATTGAAAAAAATGTGAAAGTCGAAACGATTGGGTTCATCAACGATTTACCTGCAAAAACGATCCAAGCCATTGAAGAAGCAAAAACGAAAACATCTACCAATGATGGATTAACTTTAATATTTGCAATAAATTATGGAGGACGGGCAGAAATTGTACATGGTGTACAAAGGTTGATGAAAGAGATGCGTACGGCTACTGAACAAGACATCGACGCGATTACTGAGGAATGTTTTCAAAAGTATTTAATGACGCATGATTATCCTGATCCAGATTTACTGATTCGTACTTCCGGGGAACAACGCATTAGTAATTTTCTGATTTGGCAGTTGTCGTATAGTGAGTTTATTTTTAATGCGAAAATGTGGCCAGATTTCGACGAGGCTGAATTAAAAGCATGTATTAAAATTTATCAATCGCGACAAAGAAGATTTGGAGGATTGTAG
- the hslU gene encoding ATP-dependent protease ATPase subunit HslU: MESNAIKFTPKDIVSKLNEYIVGQEDAKKKVAIALRNRYRRSLLDDEIKQEIAPKNILMIGPTGVGKTEIARRMAKIVGAPFLKVEATKFTEVGYVGRDVESMVRDLVDVAVRLVIDQKKAAVVDAATEKANDKLVKLLVPSLKKKANQNSSNPLESLFGGAIPNFGQQQDEEEEEPPTEEIKTKRSDIRVQLLRGRLEDEKVRVKVAQDPGALGMLGVNQNEQMQEMMNQLMPKKKVEKEVPVKTARKILIDQFAEEMIDHETANQEALDIAEQMGIIFIDEIDKIATSHQNGGQDVSRQGVQRDILPILEGSVVRTKYGTVSTEHMLFIGAGAFHVSKPSDLIPELQGRFPIRVELQDLSVDDFVRILKEPKLSLIKQYEMLLQTETVTVNFTDEAIYRLAEMAYHVNQETDNIGARRLHTILEKMLEDLSFEAPNMPHAQVDITPQYVDDKLKTISTNKDLSEFIL, from the coding sequence ATGGAGAGTAATGCAATTAAATTCACACCAAAAGATATCGTATCAAAACTTAATGAATACATTGTCGGACAAGAGGATGCTAAGAAGAAAGTAGCTATTGCGTTGAGAAATAGATATCGTCGGAGTCTCCTTGATGACGAAATTAAACAAGAGATTGCTCCGAAAAATATTTTAATGATTGGTCCCACAGGTGTAGGGAAAACTGAAATTGCCAGACGTATGGCGAAAATTGTGGGTGCCCCATTTTTAAAAGTAGAAGCAACAAAATTTACTGAAGTGGGGTACGTCGGACGAGATGTTGAAAGTATGGTCCGGGATCTCGTTGATGTCGCAGTTCGTTTAGTTATCGATCAGAAAAAAGCAGCAGTTGTTGATGCGGCAACGGAAAAAGCAAATGATAAGTTAGTGAAATTGCTCGTGCCGAGTTTAAAGAAAAAGGCGAATCAAAATTCAAGCAATCCATTGGAATCATTATTTGGAGGGGCTATCCCAAATTTTGGTCAGCAGCAAGATGAAGAGGAGGAAGAACCACCAACAGAAGAGATTAAAACGAAACGATCAGACATTCGTGTGCAATTACTCAGAGGCCGACTTGAAGACGAAAAAGTCAGAGTGAAAGTTGCACAAGATCCTGGTGCGTTGGGGATGCTTGGCGTGAACCAAAACGAGCAAATGCAAGAAATGATGAATCAACTTATGCCAAAGAAAAAAGTGGAAAAAGAAGTGCCGGTAAAAACAGCACGTAAAATATTGATTGATCAATTTGCTGAAGAAATGATCGATCACGAAACAGCGAACCAAGAAGCACTAGACATCGCTGAACAAATGGGAATCATTTTTATTGATGAAATTGATAAAATTGCAACCTCACACCAAAACGGTGGACAAGATGTATCGAGACAGGGGGTACAACGTGATATTCTCCCTATTCTTGAGGGTAGCGTTGTGAGAACAAAATATGGTACTGTTAGTACGGAACATATGCTATTTATCGGGGCAGGTGCATTTCATGTTTCGAAGCCAAGCGATTTAATTCCAGAGCTTCAAGGACGTTTTCCAATTCGGGTAGAATTACAAGACCTGTCAGTAGACGATTTTGTACGTATTTTGAAAGAACCTAAATTGTCCTTAATCAAACAATATGAAATGTTGTTACAAACCGAAACTGTTACGGTAAATTTCACAGATGAAGCGATTTATCGTCTTGCTGAAATGGCATATCACGTCAATCAAGAAACGGATAATATCGGGGCGCGCCGTTTGCATACGATTTTAGAAAAAATGTTAGAAGATTTATCTTTTGAAGCGCCAAACATGCCGCATGCACAAGTGGATATTACCCCTCAGTATGTAGATGATAAATTAAAAACAATTTCGACAAACAAAGATTTAAGCGAATTTATTTTATAA
- the hslV gene encoding ATP-dependent protease subunit HslV codes for MGSSIHATTIYAVRHNGSAAMAGDGQVTLGEKVIMKQTAKKVRKLYNGRVIAGFAGSVADAFTLFEKFEGKLQQYSGNLERAAVELAKEWRGDKQLRQLEAMLIVMDKDHILVVSGTGEVISPDDDLIAIGSGGHFALSAGRALKRHASQLSASEMAYESLKVASEICVFTNDHITVEEL; via the coding sequence ATGGGTTCATCAATACATGCAACAACAATTTATGCAGTAAGACACAACGGTAGTGCGGCAATGGCTGGTGATGGTCAAGTGACTTTAGGTGAGAAGGTCATTATGAAACAAACAGCCAAAAAAGTGAGAAAGTTGTATAACGGTCGCGTCATCGCTGGCTTTGCAGGAAGTGTTGCAGATGCATTTACATTGTTTGAAAAATTTGAAGGAAAATTACAACAGTATAGTGGAAATCTTGAACGTGCAGCAGTAGAACTCGCAAAAGAGTGGCGAGGAGATAAGCAGCTACGACAACTTGAAGCAATGCTCATTGTCATGGATAAAGACCACATTCTCGTTGTCAGTGGAACAGGTGAAGTGATTTCTCCTGATGACGATTTAATTGCCATTGGATCTGGTGGTCACTTTGCTTTAAGTGCGGGTCGTGCTTTAAAACGACATGCATCACAACTCAGCGCAAGTGAAATGGCATACGAAAGTCTGAAAGTTGCTTCAGAAATCTGTGTATTCACTAACGATCACATCACTGTGGAAGAATTATAA
- the codY gene encoding GTP-sensing pleiotropic transcriptional regulator CodY has product MSLLSKTRELSSLLQKHKGISVDFKDVAQTISKVTVTNVFIVSRRGKILGSCLNELLKNERIIKMLEDRHIPEAYTEKLMHVYETLSNISIDDDLSVFPPENEDVFKNSKTTVFPIIGGGERLGTLVLGRVADEFEDNDLILGEYAATVIGMEILREKHSEIESEARDKAAISMAINSLSYSEKEAIDHIFEELGGKEGLLIASKVADRVGITRSVIVNALRKLESAGVIESRSLGMKGTFIKVKKAAFLDELSRSE; this is encoded by the coding sequence ATGAGCTTATTATCGAAAACTAGAGAATTGAGCAGTTTGTTACAAAAACATAAAGGGATCTCAGTTGATTTCAAAGATGTTGCCCAAACGATAAGTAAAGTCACTGTAACGAATGTATTCATTGTTTCTCGTCGTGGTAAAATATTGGGATCTTGTTTAAATGAATTACTTAAAAACGAACGAATTATTAAGATGTTAGAGGATCGCCATATTCCTGAAGCTTACACTGAAAAGTTAATGCACGTATATGAAACATTATCTAATATCTCGATTGATGATGACTTATCAGTATTTCCACCTGAAAATGAAGATGTATTTAAAAACTCAAAAACAACTGTATTTCCAATTATTGGAGGCGGCGAACGCTTAGGAACACTTGTTTTAGGTCGAGTGGCTGATGAGTTTGAAGATAATGATTTGATTCTTGGTGAATATGCTGCAACGGTAATTGGAATGGAAATCTTGCGTGAAAAACATTCCGAAATTGAATCAGAAGCACGTGATAAAGCAGCCATTTCAATGGCAATTAATTCATTGTCATACTCTGAAAAAGAAGCGATCGATCATATTTTTGAGGAGCTTGGTGGCAAAGAAGGTTTATTAATTGCTTCTAAAGTGGCTGACCGTGTCGGCATTACGCGTTCTGTGATTGTCAATGCATTGAGAAAATTAGAAAGTGCGGGTGTCATTGAGTCGCGTTCTTTAGGAATGAAAGGGACGTTTATTAAAGTGAAGAAAGCCGCATTTTTAGATGAGTTATCGCGTTCAGAATAA
- a CDS encoding phosphatidate cytidylyltransferase, with protein MKVRTITTIVALIVFLPILLIGGATWMYFTFLLALIALKELLNMNRIQFLSIPGLISALALMIIMLPQGFGDWVAILQQKSLIALSFIILSYTVMSKNRFSFMDSAFCLMSVAYVGIGFMYFYETREAGLHFILFGLLIVWLTDTGAYIFGRLFGKHKLWPVISPNKTIEGFIGGLICSLIVPLVFMMFIDFDYSMGWLLLITLILSVFGQLGDLVESGFKRHFGVKDSGRLLPGHGGILDRFDSFMFVLPLMNIFLIQM; from the coding sequence ATGAAGGTTAGAACAATCACAACGATAGTGGCATTAATTGTTTTTTTACCGATATTACTTATTGGTGGCGCAACGTGGATGTATTTTACATTTCTACTCGCTTTAATTGCTTTAAAAGAGCTATTAAATATGAATCGAATTCAATTTTTGTCAATACCCGGACTCATTAGCGCACTTGCTTTAATGATTATCATGCTTCCTCAGGGATTTGGAGATTGGGTGGCTATCTTACAGCAAAAATCTTTAATTGCGTTGAGTTTTATTATATTAAGTTATACAGTGATGTCAAAAAACAGATTTAGTTTTATGGACTCTGCTTTTTGTTTGATGTCTGTCGCTTACGTTGGAATCGGGTTTATGTATTTTTATGAAACACGAGAAGCAGGTTTGCATTTTATTTTATTTGGCTTGCTGATTGTATGGTTAACAGACACGGGGGCGTATATTTTTGGACGTCTTTTTGGCAAACATAAATTATGGCCGGTCATCAGTCCGAACAAAACGATTGAAGGCTTTATTGGGGGATTGATTTGCAGTCTAATCGTCCCTCTCGTTTTTATGATGTTCATCGATTTTGACTATTCAATGGGTTGGCTATTACTGATTACGCTTATACTCAGTGTATTTGGTCAATTAGGGGACTTGGTAGAGTCAGGGTTTAAACGCCATTTTGGTGTCAAAGATTCAGGACGACTGTTACCGGGGCATGGTGGTATTTTAGACCGCTTCGATAGTTTTATGTTCGTCTTACCTTTAATGAATATTTTCTTAATTCAAATGTAA